The Streptomyces hundungensis genome contains the following window.
AGCGGATTCGCCTTCGGCTTCGGCATCGAGCGCATGCTGATGTTCCGCCACAACGTAGAAGACATGCGAGACATGGTCGAGGGTGACGTTCGGTTCACCCGGCCGTTCGGGATGGAGATCTGATGCGGGTCCCGCTTTCCTGGCTGCGGGAGTACGTCGACCTCCCCGCCACCGAGACCGGCCGCGATGTGCAGGCCAAGCTCGTCGACGCAGGCCTTGAGGTCGAGACCGTCGAGCAGCTCGGCGCCGGGCTCAAGGGCCCGCTCGTCGTCGGCAAGGTCCTCACCATCGAGGAGCTGGAGGGCTTCAAGAAGCCCATCCGTTTCTGCACCGTGGACGTCGGCATGGCCAACGGCACCGGTGAGCCGCAGGAGATCGTCTGCGGCGCCCGCAACTTCGCGGTCGGCGACAAGGTGGTCGTGGTGCTGCCCGGCGCCGTGCTGCCCGGCGACTTCGCGATCGCCGCGCGCAAGACGTACGGCCGGACCTCGCACGGCATGATCTGCTCCAGCGACGAGCTCGGCATGGGCCCGGACCCCTCGGGCGGCATCATCGTGCTGCCGCCCGAGCACGAGGCCGGCACCGACGCCATCGCGCTGCTCGAACTCGTCGACGAGGTCCTGGACATCGCGGTCACCGCCAACCGCGGCGACTGCCTGTCGGTGCGCGGCGTGGCCCGCGAGACCGCCATCGCCTACGGTCTGCCGCTGCGCGACCCGGCGCTGCTCGACGTGCCCGCGCCCAACTCCTACGGCTACCCGGTCAAGGTCGCCGACCCGATCGGCTGCGACCGCTTCACGGCGCGCACCGTGACCGGTCTCGACCCCGAGGCCCGCTCCCCGATCTGGCTCCAGCGCCGGCTCCAGAAGGCCGGGATGCGCCCGATCTCGCTCGCCGTCGACATCACCAACTACGTGATGATCGAGCTCGGCCAGCCGCTGCACGCCTACGACCGCACCCAGGTCGAAGGCCCCATCGGCGTGCGCCGCGCCGAGGCGGGCGAGCTGCTGACCACGCTGGACGGCACGAAGCGCAAGCTGGACGCCGCCGACCTCGTCATCACCGACAGCCGGGGTCCCATCGGCCTCGCCGGGGTGATGGGCGGAGCCAACACCGAGATCGCCGACTCGGTCACGGACCCCGAGACCGGTGAGGTCAGGGGCACCACCGAGGTCGTCATCGAGGCCGCCCACTTCGACGCGGTCGCCATCGCCCGCACCGCGCGCCGCCACAAGCTGAGCTCCGAGGCGTCCAAGCGCTTCGAGCGCGGCGTCGACCCGCAGGCTGCGGCCGCCGCCGCCCAGCGGACCGTCGACCTGCTCGTGCTGCTCGCGGGCGGCACGGCCGAGGCCGGCGTCACCGAGATCGTCTCGCCGTCCGCACCGCGCACCATCGCGATGCACGCCGACCACCCGGACCGCGTCGCGGGCATCGAGTACGGCCGCGAGACCGTCGTACGCCGCCTCCAGGAGGTCGGCTGCGACGCGTACGGGCAGGACGAGCTCGTCGTGACGGTGCCGTCCTGGCGCCCCGACCTCACCGAGCCGAACGACCTGGCCGAAGAGGTCATCCGCCTGGAGGGCTACGCCAACCTGCCCTCCACGCTGCCCAAGCCGCCCGCCGGACGGGGTCTGACGGAGCGTCAGCGCCTGCACCGCAGGGTCGGCCGGGCGCTCGCCGGGGCCGGGTTCACCGAGGCGCCGAGCTACCCGTTCGTCGCCGAGTCGGTCTTCGACCAGCTCCAGCTGGACGCCGAGGACCCCAACCGCGACGTCGTGAAGCTGGTCAACCCGCTCAGCGACGAGGAGCCGGCGCTGCGCACCACGCTCCTTCCGGGGCTCCTTGCCACGCTGCGCCGCAACGTCGGCCGCGGCAGCCACGACCTGGCGCTCTTCGAGACGGGCCTGGTCTTCCACCCGTCGCCGAACCCGGGCGTCGCGGCCCGGCTGCCCGTCGACCGCCGCCCCACCGACGAGGAGATCGCCGCGCTGGACGCCGTGCTGCCCGTGCAGCCGCGCCACGTGGGCGCCGTCCTGGCCGGTGCGCGCGAGCAGGCCGGCTGGTGGGGCAAGGGCCGCCCGGCCGACTGGGCCGACGCCGTCGAGGCGGCGCGTACCGTGGCCGCCGAGGCGGGGCTCGAACTCGTTGTGGAGCAGGGCCAGTACGGTCCCTGGCACCCGGGTCGCTGCGCCGAGCTGTATGTGTTCCCCGGTGGGGTGAAGACCCTGGTCGGGCACGCCGGTGAGCTGCACCCGCGT
Protein-coding sequences here:
- the pheT gene encoding phenylalanine--tRNA ligase subunit beta, with protein sequence MRVPLSWLREYVDLPATETGRDVQAKLVDAGLEVETVEQLGAGLKGPLVVGKVLTIEELEGFKKPIRFCTVDVGMANGTGEPQEIVCGARNFAVGDKVVVVLPGAVLPGDFAIAARKTYGRTSHGMICSSDELGMGPDPSGGIIVLPPEHEAGTDAIALLELVDEVLDIAVTANRGDCLSVRGVARETAIAYGLPLRDPALLDVPAPNSYGYPVKVADPIGCDRFTARTVTGLDPEARSPIWLQRRLQKAGMRPISLAVDITNYVMIELGQPLHAYDRTQVEGPIGVRRAEAGELLTTLDGTKRKLDAADLVITDSRGPIGLAGVMGGANTEIADSVTDPETGEVRGTTEVVIEAAHFDAVAIARTARRHKLSSEASKRFERGVDPQAAAAAAQRTVDLLVLLAGGTAEAGVTEIVSPSAPRTIAMHADHPDRVAGIEYGRETVVRRLQEVGCDAYGQDELVVTVPSWRPDLTEPNDLAEEVIRLEGYANLPSTLPKPPAGRGLTERQRLHRRVGRALAGAGFTEAPSYPFVAESVFDQLQLDAEDPNRDVVKLVNPLSDEEPALRTTLLPGLLATLRRNVGRGSHDLALFETGLVFHPSPNPGVAARLPVDRRPTDEEIAALDAVLPVQPRHVGAVLAGAREQAGWWGKGRPADWADAVEAARTVAAEAGLELVVEQGQYGPWHPGRCAELYVFPGGVKTLVGHAGELHPRVVKAFALPARSCAMELDLDALERAVEGVVQAPRISSFPVATQDVALVVDASVPAASVENALRSGAGELLESIRLFDVFSGEQVGEGRKSLAYALRFRAADRTLTVEEASAARDAAVARAGELTGAVLRGA